Proteins encoded by one window of Clostridium cagae:
- a CDS encoding HAD-IB family hydrolase codes for MKKIAIFDIDYTITKKETLMEFFKYYIKKDIKSIRFLPRAIYCGMMYLLKFYDEKMVKEKFLKFIDGISEDELKKIVESFYTEKLSNLLYSDAMDMIKKLKSEGYDIYLISASPEFYINKFYSIKEVDRVIGTKFKFSDGKFLRQMDGINCKGEEKVRRLKEVLKEEKIDVDFEESYMFSDSLSDKPLLDLVGKPYLINYKKNHDIEILKWK; via the coding sequence ATGAAGAAAATTGCAATTTTTGATATAGATTATACAATTACAAAAAAAGAAACACTTATGGAGTTTTTTAAATATTATATAAAGAAAGATATAAAGTCAATTAGATTTTTACCAAGAGCAATATATTGTGGGATGATGTATCTATTAAAATTTTATGATGAAAAAATGGTAAAAGAAAAGTTTTTAAAGTTTATAGATGGAATAAGCGAAGATGAATTAAAAAAAATTGTTGAAAGTTTTTATACAGAAAAACTAAGCAATCTTTTATATAGTGATGCTATGGATATGATAAAGAAACTTAAATCTGAAGGGTATGATATATATTTGATATCAGCATCACCTGAATTTTATATAAATAAATTTTATAGTATTAAAGAAGTAGATAGAGTGATAGGTACTAAATTTAAATTTAGTGATGGCAAGTTCTTGAGGCAAATGGATGGAATCAATTGCAAGGGTGAAGAGAAAGTAAGACGATTAAAAGAGGTGCTTAAAGAAGAAAAAATAGATGTGGATTTTGAAGAATCATATATGTTTTCAGATTCATTATCAGATAAACCACTTTTAGATTTAGTTGGAAAGCCATATCTAATTAATTACAAGAAAAATCATGATATAGAAATATTAAAGTGGAAATAA
- a CDS encoding pyridoxal phosphate-dependent aminotransferase — protein MELSKKAENISPSITLEITAKAKALKNEGVDVVSFGAGEPDFNTPQNIINAAIKAMEEGKTKYTPAGGILELKEVICKKFKKDNNLEYKASQITISTGAKQCLANVFMAILNPGDEVLIPVPYWVSYPELVKLADGVPVFVETIKENNYKYTIEDLEKCVTNKTKGILLNSPNNPTGTIYHEEELKEIADFAKRHNMFIVSDEIYEKLIYDNEEHISIASLNEDAYKRTIVINGVSKTYAMTGWRLGYVAADEKITKLMTSIQSHMTSNVNSITQYASIEALTGSEEEVVKMVKEFENRRNFMLDKLSKIDELSVLRPNGAFYIMVNIEKYLNTTFKGHNIINSVEFSKVLLNEEKVAVIPGSGFGLENYIRLSYATSMDIIEKGIDRLSIFLSKIK, from the coding sequence ATGGAACTATCTAAAAAAGCAGAAAATATTAGTCCATCAATTACTTTGGAAATTACAGCAAAAGCAAAGGCATTAAAAAATGAGGGAGTAGATGTTGTTAGTTTTGGAGCAGGGGAGCCTGATTTCAATACACCACAAAATATTATCAATGCTGCAATAAAAGCCATGGAGGAAGGTAAGACAAAATATACTCCAGCAGGCGGAATATTAGAATTAAAAGAAGTTATTTGTAAAAAATTTAAAAAAGATAACAACTTAGAATATAAAGCAAGTCAAATAACAATATCTACAGGTGCGAAACAATGTTTAGCTAATGTATTTATGGCAATTTTAAATCCAGGTGATGAAGTACTTATTCCTGTACCTTATTGGGTAAGTTATCCTGAACTTGTTAAATTAGCAGATGGAGTGCCGGTTTTTGTAGAGACTATAAAAGAAAATAATTATAAATATACAATAGAAGATTTAGAAAAATGTGTTACTAATAAAACAAAAGGAATATTGTTAAATAGTCCCAATAATCCAACAGGAACTATTTATCATGAAGAAGAGCTTAAAGAAATAGCAGATTTTGCTAAGAGGCACAATATGTTTATAGTTTCAGATGAAATATATGAAAAATTAATATATGACAACGAAGAACATATTAGTATAGCAAGTTTAAATGAAGATGCATATAAAAGAACAATAGTTATAAATGGAGTATCAAAGACATATGCTATGACAGGGTGGAGACTTGGATATGTTGCTGCTGATGAAAAAATAACTAAACTCATGACTAGCATTCAAAGTCATATGACATCAAATGTTAACTCTATAACTCAATATGCTTCAATAGAAGCTCTTACTGGTTCTGAAGAAGAAGTAGTAAAGATGGTGAAGGAATTTGAGAATAGAAGAAACTTTATGTTAGATAAATTAAGTAAAATAGATGAGCTTTCAGTGTTAAGACCTAATGGCGCATTTTATATAATGGTTAATATAGAAAAATATTTAAATACTACTTTTAAAGGGCACAATATAATTAATTCAGTTGAATTTTCAAAGGTACTTTTAAACGAAGAAAAAGTAGCTGTTATACCAGGTAGTGGTTTTGGATTAGAAAATTATATACGACTATCATATGCAACATCAATGGATATAATAGAAAAGGGGATAGATAGATTATCTATATTCTTAAGTAAAATAAAGTAG
- a CDS encoding DUF1292 domain-containing protein: MDKDLEKCGCGEHDTCGCGGHDHDHEGCGCGCGDHDHEGCGCGEEESFVVDLEDDNGNVVSCPIVDAFEVEGKEYVLAENAEDGSMYLFRVDGEELVVPDEEEFDRVSAYYQESVESEE; encoded by the coding sequence ATGGATAAAGATTTAGAAAAATGTGGATGTGGAGAACACGATACTTGTGGATGCGGTGGACACGATCATGATCATGAAGGTTGTGGATGTGGATGTGGAGACCATGATCATGAAGGTTGTGGATGTGGAGAAGAAGAATCTTTCGTTGTAGATTTAGAAGATGATAACGGAAATGTAGTTTCATGTCCCATCGTTGATGCATTTGAAGTTGAAGGAAAAGAATATGTATTAGCTGAAAATGCTGAAGATGGTTCAATGTATCTTTTTAGAGTTGATGGAGAAGAACTTGTAGTTCCTGACGAAGAAGAATTCGACAGAGTATCAGCTTATTATCAAGAATCAGTAGAATCAGAAGAGTAA
- the nifJ gene encoding pyruvate:ferredoxin (flavodoxin) oxidoreductase yields MRKMKTMDGNTAAAHVSYAFTEVTAIYPITPSSPMAEHVDEWVAQGRKNIFGQTVKVMEMQSEAGAAGAVHGSLQAGALTTTYTASQGLLLMIPNMYKISGEMLPGVFHVSARALATSSLNIFGDHQDVMAARQTGFAMLAEGSVQEVMDLSAVAHLTAIKSRIPFLNFFDGFRTSHEIQKIEVLEYDELAKLVDMDSVKAFRARALNPDHPVTRGTAQNADIYFQERESVNKFYNELPDMVESYMAEITKITGREYHCFDYYGAKDADRIVIAMGSVTDVAEETVDYLNAHGQKVGLLKVRLYRPFSVEKLIAAIPSTVKKIAVLDKTKEPGADGEPLYLDVRNAFYGKENAPVIIGGRFGLGSKDPNPAHIAAVYDNLAKAEPKNGFTIGIVDDITNTSLEVTEDIDATPEGTTACKFWGLGSDGTVGANKSAIKIIGDHTDMYAQGYFFYDSKKSGGITVSHLRFGKKAIKSPYLINKADFVSCSNQSYVHKYNVLEGLKPGATFLLNTIWTPEELEEKLPASYKRFMANNNIKFYTLNAVAIAQEIGLGGRINMIMQSAFFKLANIIPVEDAVKYLKDSVVTSYGKKGEKVVNMNNAAIDKGVESIVEIKLPEAWKTVKDEEVAPLKNASEFVKNIVVPMNRQEGDSLPVSAFVGMEDGTFEAGTAAFEKRGIAVNVPEWDAEKCIQCNQCSLVCPHASIRPILLNEAEKNAAPADATIVDAKALKSEEKLFYTMGVAPLDCSGCGNCAQICPAPGKALVMKPQESQHNQIQVWDYLVDEVSAKKNPMNKNTVKGSQFEQPLLEFSGACAGCGETPYAKLITQLFGDRMMIANATGCSSIWGGSAPSTPYTKNKEGHGPAWANSLFEDNAEYGLGMFLGVRAIRERIQERAEAAIAANDPAKAELQDWLDNMNEGAGTRDRATKLVAALEKSGTEAAKEILAEKDYFVKRSQWIFGGDGWAYDIGYGGVDHVLASGEDVNVFVFDTEVYSNTGGQSSKSTPTAAIAKFAAAGKRTKKKDLGMMAMTYGYVYVAQINMGADRNQVLKAIAEAEAYKGPSLIIAYAPCINHGIKLGMSNSQLEAKRATECGYWAMYRFNPELKGTKNPFTLDSKAPTADFKEFLMGEVRYASLAKAFPEAAEALFEKTYTDAMERLEGYKKLAE; encoded by the coding sequence ATGAGAAAAATGAAAACTATGGATGGTAATACTGCAGCAGCTCACGTATCTTATGCATTCACAGAAGTAACTGCAATATACCCAATCACACCATCATCTCCAATGGCAGAACATGTAGATGAATGGGTTGCACAAGGAAGAAAGAATATATTTGGACAAACTGTTAAAGTAATGGAAATGCAATCAGAAGCAGGTGCTGCTGGAGCAGTCCACGGTTCTTTACAAGCTGGAGCATTAACAACTACTTATACAGCTTCACAAGGTTTATTATTAATGATACCAAATATGTACAAGATATCAGGTGAAATGTTACCAGGAGTATTCCACGTTTCAGCTAGAGCTTTAGCTACATCTTCATTAAACATATTTGGAGACCACCAAGATGTTATGGCAGCAAGACAAACTGGATTTGCAATGCTTGCTGAAGGATCAGTTCAAGAAGTTATGGATTTATCAGCAGTAGCACATTTAACTGCTATTAAATCTAGAATTCCATTCTTAAACTTCTTTGATGGTTTTAGAACTTCTCACGAAATTCAAAAAATCGAAGTATTAGAATATGATGAGTTAGCTAAATTAGTTGACATGGATTCTGTTAAAGCTTTCAGAGCAAGAGCTTTAAACCCAGATCATCCTGTAACTAGAGGTACAGCTCAAAATGCTGATATTTACTTCCAAGAAAGAGAATCAGTAAATAAATTCTACAATGAATTACCAGATATGGTTGAAAGCTACATGGCTGAAATCACTAAAATAACTGGTAGAGAATATCACTGCTTTGACTACTATGGTGCTAAAGATGCAGACAGAATAGTTATAGCAATGGGTTCAGTAACAGACGTAGCTGAAGAAACTGTAGATTACTTAAATGCACATGGACAAAAAGTTGGTCTTCTTAAAGTAAGACTTTACAGACCATTCTCAGTTGAAAAATTAATAGCTGCTATTCCAAGCACTGTTAAGAAAATCGCTGTTTTAGATAAGACTAAAGAACCAGGTGCTGATGGAGAACCATTATACTTAGACGTTAGAAATGCATTCTACGGAAAAGAAAATGCTCCTGTTATAATTGGCGGAAGATTTGGTTTAGGATCAAAAGATCCAAATCCAGCTCATATTGCTGCTGTTTATGATAACTTAGCAAAAGCTGAACCAAAGAATGGATTTACTATAGGAATCGTTGATGACATTACAAATACTTCATTAGAAGTAACTGAAGATATAGATGCTACTCCAGAAGGAACTACAGCTTGTAAGTTCTGGGGATTAGGATCAGATGGTACTGTTGGAGCAAACAAGAGTGCTATAAAGATTATTGGAGACCATACAGACATGTATGCTCAAGGATACTTCTTCTATGATTCAAAGAAATCAGGCGGAATTACAGTATCTCACTTAAGATTTGGTAAGAAGGCAATTAAGTCTCCATACTTAATCAACAAAGCAGATTTCGTATCTTGTTCTAATCAATCATACGTTCATAAATATAACGTATTAGAAGGATTAAAACCAGGAGCAACTTTCTTATTAAATACTATTTGGACTCCAGAAGAATTAGAAGAAAAGTTACCTGCTTCATATAAAAGATTTATGGCAAACAACAACATTAAGTTCTACACTTTAAATGCTGTTGCAATAGCTCAAGAAATAGGTCTTGGCGGAAGAATCAACATGATAATGCAATCAGCTTTCTTCAAGTTAGCTAACATTATCCCAGTTGAAGATGCTGTTAAATACTTAAAAGACTCAGTTGTAACTTCTTATGGTAAGAAGGGTGAAAAAGTTGTTAATATGAACAACGCAGCAATCGATAAGGGTGTTGAATCTATCGTTGAAATCAAACTTCCAGAAGCTTGGAAGACTGTTAAAGACGAAGAAGTAGCTCCACTTAAGAATGCTTCAGAATTCGTTAAAAATATAGTTGTTCCAATGAACAGACAAGAAGGAGATTCTCTTCCAGTTTCTGCTTTCGTTGGAATGGAAGATGGTACATTTGAAGCTGGTACTGCAGCATTCGAAAAGAGAGGAATTGCAGTTAACGTTCCTGAATGGGATGCTGAAAAGTGTATTCAATGTAACCAATGTTCATTAGTATGTCCACATGCTTCTATAAGACCAATATTATTAAATGAAGCAGAAAAGAATGCTGCACCTGCTGATGCAACAATAGTTGATGCTAAAGCTCTTAAGAGTGAAGAAAAATTATTCTACACTATGGGTGTTGCACCATTAGATTGTTCAGGCTGTGGAAACTGTGCTCAAATTTGTCCTGCTCCAGGAAAAGCATTAGTTATGAAACCACAAGAAAGCCAACATAATCAAATTCAAGTTTGGGATTACTTAGTGGATGAAGTATCAGCTAAAAAGAACCCAATGAACAAGAATACAGTAAAGGGTAGCCAATTTGAGCAACCATTACTTGAATTCTCAGGAGCTTGTGCTGGTTGTGGAGAAACTCCATACGCTAAGCTTATAACTCAATTATTCGGAGATAGAATGATGATTGCTAATGCAACTGGATGTTCATCAATCTGGGGTGGATCTGCACCTTCAACTCCATACACTAAGAACAAAGAAGGACATGGTCCAGCTTGGGCTAACTCATTATTTGAAGATAATGCTGAATATGGATTAGGTATGTTCTTAGGAGTTAGAGCTATAAGAGAAAGAATCCAAGAAAGAGCAGAAGCTGCTATAGCTGCCAATGATCCAGCTAAGGCTGAATTACAAGATTGGTTAGATAACATGAACGAAGGTGCTGGAACTAGAGATAGAGCTACTAAATTAGTTGCTGCTTTAGAAAAATCTGGTACAGAAGCTGCTAAAGAAATTTTAGCTGAAAAAGACTACTTCGTTAAGAGATCTCAATGGATCTTCGGAGGAGACGGATGGGCTTATGACATCGGATACGGTGGAGTTGACCACGTACTTGCTTCAGGAGAAGACGTAAATGTATTTGTATTTGATACAGAAGTTTACTCAAATACAGGTGGACAATCTTCTAAATCTACACCAACAGCTGCAATAGCTAAATTTGCTGCTGCAGGTAAGAGAACTAAGAAGAAAGACCTTGGAATGATGGCTATGACTTACGGTTACGTATATGTAGCTCAAATCAATATGGGAGCTGATAGAAATCAAGTTCTTAAAGCTATTGCAGAAGCAGAAGCTTACAAGGGACCATCATTAATCATAGCTTACGCTCCATGTATAAACCATGGAATTAAGCTTGGTATGAGTAACAGCCAATTAGAAGCTAAGAGAGCAACTGAATGTGGATACTGGGCAATGTACAGATTCAACCCAGAATTAAAGGGAACTAAGAACCCATTCACATTAGATTCTAAAGCTCCAACTGCTGACTTTAAAGAATTCTTAATGGGTGAAGTAAGATACGCTTCACTTGCTAAAGCATTCCCAGAAGCTGCAGAAGCATTATTTGAAAAGACTTACACTGATGCTATGGAAAGATTAGAAGGATACAAGAAATTAGCTGAATAA
- a CDS encoding undecaprenyldiphospho-muramoylpentapeptide beta-N-acetylglucosaminyltransferase, translated as MYKYKVIMTGGGTAGHVTPNLALVPSLKENGFEVKYIGSKDGIEKEIIKNNNIPYFQISSGKLRRYFDFKNFSDPFKVLKGIKDANKILKKEKPDVIFSKGGFVAVPVVIAAHLRKIPVVAHESDMTPGLANKLSAPFCNKLCVTFRESLKFIKDNKGVLTGSPIRNEILHGSREEGLKICGFKQEKEVILIMGGSLGSKIINDQIRGKLNLLLRDFNIIHICGKGNLDNNLVNKAGYKQFEYVSEELPHLMNTADYIISRAGANSIFEFLALRKPMLLIPLSKKASRGDQILNANSFKNEGYALVLNEEELINDTLYNKILELKSNKKIIINAMNNMNGKNSIDLIVEVILKSIKR; from the coding sequence GTGTATAAATATAAAGTAATAATGACTGGTGGGGGTACTGCTGGTCATGTAACACCTAATTTAGCTTTAGTACCATCACTTAAAGAAAATGGATTCGAGGTTAAATATATTGGAAGTAAAGATGGTATAGAAAAAGAGATAATTAAAAATAATAATATTCCATATTTTCAGATATCATCAGGAAAGTTGAGAAGATACTTTGATTTTAAAAATTTTTCTGATCCCTTTAAAGTTTTAAAGGGAATTAAAGATGCAAATAAAATATTAAAAAAGGAAAAGCCGGATGTAATATTTTCAAAAGGTGGCTTTGTAGCTGTTCCAGTTGTTATAGCTGCACATTTAAGAAAAATTCCAGTTGTAGCACATGAATCTGATATGACTCCTGGTCTTGCTAATAAATTAAGTGCACCTTTTTGTAATAAACTATGTGTCACTTTTAGGGAAAGTCTTAAATTTATAAAAGATAATAAAGGCGTACTAACGGGAAGTCCAATAAGAAATGAAATCTTACATGGAAGCAGAGAAGAAGGTTTAAAGATTTGCGGATTCAAACAAGAAAAAGAAGTAATTTTAATAATGGGAGGAAGTTTAGGATCTAAAATAATAAATGATCAAATAAGAGGTAAGCTAAATCTATTATTAAGAGATTTTAATATTATTCATATTTGTGGAAAAGGCAATTTAGATAATAATTTAGTAAATAAAGCTGGTTATAAACAATTTGAATATGTATCAGAAGAATTACCACATTTAATGAATACAGCTGATTATATAATATCTAGAGCAGGGGCAAATTCAATATTTGAATTTTTAGCATTAAGAAAACCTATGCTTTTAATACCACTTTCTAAAAAAGCTAGTAGAGGGGATCAAATATTAAATGCAAATTCATTTAAAAATGAAGGATATGCATTAGTGTTAAATGAAGAAGAGCTTATAAATGATACATTATACAATAAGATTTTAGAATTGAAATCTAATAAGAAAATTATAATTAATGCAATGAATAATATGAATGGAAAAAATAGTATTGATTTAATTGTAGAAGTTATACTAAAAAGTATTAAAAGATAA
- a CDS encoding aminotransferase class IV, producing MEGINKFFIENSNIKEINQLENIKVPGKVIYEVLRIIHGKPLFLENHLLRMENSFKLINIDKCLDNFKIRNDIENLVRENEKLEGNIKLTYNVNEKVMRIFFINHSYPNEEMYKNGVKTILYFGERENPNAKIVNLNFREKVNIKIKENNAYEAILVDRNGYITEGSKSNIFMVKENVLLTSPIKTVLPGVTRGEIINIAIKNGIRVEEVSYKYSDIEKLDGMFISGTSPKILPINQVDSIKMNSNEIINKLIKCYNNKIIDYIKSK from the coding sequence ATGGAAGGAATTAATAAATTTTTCATTGAAAACTCTAATATAAAGGAAATAAATCAATTGGAAAATATTAAAGTGCCAGGTAAAGTTATATATGAAGTTCTAAGAATAATTCATGGAAAACCATTATTTTTAGAAAATCATTTATTGAGAATGGAGAATTCATTTAAACTTATAAATATTGATAAGTGTTTAGATAACTTTAAAATAAGAAACGATATAGAAAATTTAGTTAGAGAAAATGAGAAATTAGAGGGAAATATAAAACTTACTTATAATGTAAATGAAAAAGTTATGAGAATATTTTTTATTAATCATTCATATCCAAATGAAGAAATGTATAAAAATGGTGTAAAAACTATTTTATATTTTGGAGAAAGAGAAAATCCAAATGCAAAAATAGTTAATTTAAATTTTAGAGAAAAAGTAAATATTAAAATAAAAGAAAATAATGCTTATGAAGCTATATTAGTTGACAGAAATGGGTATATAACTGAGGGCAGCAAATCAAACATATTTATGGTAAAGGAGAATGTTTTATTAACCTCACCAATTAAAACTGTATTGCCTGGAGTTACTAGAGGCGAAATAATAAATATAGCTATTAAAAATGGTATAAGGGTTGAAGAGGTTAGTTATAAATACTCAGATATAGAAAAACTAGATGGTATGTTCATATCGGGAACATCTCCAAAAATATTGCCAATAAATCAAGTAGATTCGATAAAAATGAATAGCAATGAAATTATTAACAAACTTATAAAATGCTATAATAATAAGATTATAGATTACATTAAAAGTAAATAA
- a CDS encoding flavodoxin domain-containing protein yields the protein MKKVSIIYWSCGGSVEILANMIADSAEESGAKVTLKHVADATINDVLEADSVAFGSPAMDQNNIEEQEMQPFIDSLKGLSIDNKKCILFGSHGWTDDMFMKLWANTMKSYGFNCIGELVVKESPTKENFKNAQLLGKKLAK from the coding sequence ATGAAAAAAGTGTCAATCATTTACTGGAGTTGTGGTGGTAGCGTAGAAATACTTGCTAATATGATTGCGGATAGCGCTGAGGAATCTGGAGCAAAGGTAACTTTAAAACATGTTGCTGATGCTACTATTAATGATGTTTTAGAAGCAGATTCTGTAGCATTTGGAAGTCCTGCAATGGACCAAAATAATATAGAAGAACAGGAAATGCAACCATTTATTGATAGTTTAAAGGGTTTATCTATTGATAATAAAAAATGTATTTTGTTTGGGAGTCATGGGTGGACAGATGATATGTTCATGAAATTATGGGCTAATACAATGAAATCATATGGGTTTAACTGTATTGGGGAATTAGTTGTAAAAGAATCTCCAACAAAAGAAAATTTCAAAAATGCACAATTATTAGGTAAAAAACTTGCTAAATAA
- a CDS encoding alpha/beta-type small acid-soluble spore protein: protein MNNNTGSNNNVVPEAKGKLAQFKNEVANEMGVPFKEYNGDLSSKQCGSVGGEMVKRMVQQYENNI, encoded by the coding sequence ATGAATAATAATACTGGAAGCAATAACAATGTAGTACCAGAAGCAAAAGGTAAATTAGCACAATTCAAAAATGAAGTTGCTAATGAAATGGGAGTACCTTTTAAAGAATATAACGGAGACCTAAGTTCAAAACAATGCGGAAGCGTTGGTGGAGAAATGGTTAAGAGAATGGTACAACAATATGAAAACAACATCTAA
- a CDS encoding acetyl-CoA hydrolase/transferase family protein: MNYSEQLKNKIITVEKALSLVKSNDEIVTSLGPCEATLFMSRLHEIRDRVENVTVVSMLSALDYKYHTDPSMAGHFINESTFFAGPARKAHSTGLVSYIPTHLRYAGINRLDYKTPNIFIGAVTPMDKHGFFSLSLSTVYERDSLEKADVVIFEVNKNLPRIFGDTSVHISQVDYVYESNEKVPELSPKEPSEKDFIIGQYIADLVDDGATIQLGIGGIPNAVAKSLMTKKDLGIHTEMITEGVVDLFEAGVVNNSKKTLHKNKIIGAFAFGSQRLYDFLDDNPCIEMKRCSYVNNPYTLAKNNKMTSINTSLSVDLTGQCASESLGFKQYSGTGGQTDTGIGAQMSPGGKSIIALYSTAKNGTISSIVPSHYMGAAITYSRNDVQYIVTEYGVANLRGKSIKERVDSLIAIAHPDFRQELKKEAVKNRIW; this comes from the coding sequence ATGAATTATTCAGAACAATTAAAAAACAAAATTATAACTGTAGAAAAAGCCTTATCACTTGTAAAATCAAATGATGAAATAGTTACTTCATTAGGACCTTGTGAAGCAACATTATTTATGTCAAGGCTTCATGAAATAAGAGACAGAGTAGAAAATGTAACTGTAGTTAGTATGCTTAGTGCTTTAGATTATAAATATCATACAGATCCAAGTATGGCTGGACACTTTATAAATGAATCTACATTTTTTGCTGGACCAGCTAGAAAAGCTCATTCAACAGGTTTAGTTTCATATATACCAACTCATCTTAGATACGCTGGTATCAACAGACTTGATTATAAAACACCTAATATATTTATTGGTGCTGTCACTCCAATGGACAAGCATGGTTTCTTCTCATTATCACTTTCTACTGTATATGAAAGAGATTCATTGGAAAAAGCCGATGTAGTTATATTTGAAGTAAATAAAAATTTACCTAGAATATTTGGAGATACTTCAGTTCATATAAGCCAAGTAGATTATGTGTATGAAAGTAATGAAAAAGTACCAGAATTATCTCCTAAGGAACCTTCTGAAAAGGATTTTATAATTGGCCAATATATAGCAGATTTAGTAGATGACGGTGCTACTATTCAGCTTGGAATTGGTGGAATTCCAAATGCTGTTGCTAAATCATTAATGACAAAAAAAGACTTAGGAATACACACTGAAATGATTACTGAAGGTGTAGTTGATTTATTTGAAGCTGGAGTTGTTAACAATAGTAAAAAAACTCTTCATAAAAATAAAATCATAGGCGCTTTCGCATTCGGTTCTCAAAGGTTATATGACTTTTTAGATGATAATCCTTGTATTGAAATGAAGAGATGCTCTTATGTAAATAATCCATATACTTTAGCTAAAAATAATAAGATGACATCTATAAACACATCTCTTTCTGTAGATTTAACTGGTCAATGTGCTTCTGAAAGCTTAGGCTTTAAACAATACAGTGGAACTGGTGGACAAACTGACACAGGAATTGGTGCACAAATGAGTCCTGGTGGAAAATCTATAATTGCTTTATACTCAACTGCTAAGAATGGTACTATTTCTAGTATTGTGCCTAGTCATTATATGGGTGCAGCTATTACATATTCTAGAAATGATGTTCAATATATTGTTACTGAATATGGAGTTGCTAACCTTCGTGGAAAAAGTATTAAAGAAAGAGTTGATAGCTTAATTGCTATAGCTCACCCTGACTTTAGACAAGAACTTAAGAAGGAAGCTGTTAAGAATAGAATTTGGTAG